A region of Carassius auratus strain Wakin unplaced genomic scaffold, ASM336829v1 scaf_tig00021932, whole genome shotgun sequence DNA encodes the following proteins:
- the LOC113077190 gene encoding secreted frizzled-related protein 2-like, with product MHLSHLLLLAALLTPAGAFDLGQTTRCVPVPPQMSVCQDVPYSEMRLPNLLGHSSLEEAVPRSDDWRTLLHTGCHPQARAFVCSLVAPVCLDRFIQPCRSVCIAVRESCAPVLACHGHAWPEALDCDRFPAQDDTCLTPLPKHISAFSKDFPQPVCQSCPSVEEAPSLKTVLDALCLTDFAVKAKISRRRLPSADPELTVEGPVELIRRGPLLPYDTVSLIQRWLLINLRCALPLVRPGRAQLYLITGTMRASGSIQLSSLFPWLKKDLHITAAARKWKHHKC from the exons ATGCATCTGTCTCACCTGCTGCTCCTGGCCGCTCTGCTGACCCCCGCCGGGGCCTTCGACCTGGGCCAGACCACACGCTGCGTCCCCGTCCCGCCGCAGATGAGCGTCTGCCAGGACGTGCCGTACTCAGAGATGCGTCTGCCGAACCTGCTGGGCCACAGCAGTCTGGAGGAAGCGGTTCCTCGCTCGGACGACTGGAGGACGCTGCTCCACACCGGCTGTCACCCACAGGCCCGGGCCTTCGTCTGCTCGCTCGTCGCCCCCGTCTGCCTCGACAG GTTCATCCAGCCGTGTCGGAGCGTGTGCATCGCTGTGAGGGAGAGCTGTGCTCCTGTGTTGGCCTGTCATGGACACGCCTGGCCCGAAGCCCTGGACTGTGACCGATTCCCCGCGCAGGACGACACGTGTCTGACGCCCCTGCCCAAACACATCAGCGCCTTCTCCAAAG ATTTCCCTCAGCCCGTGTGTCAGAGCTGTCCGTCTGTGGAGGAAGCCCCGTCTCTCAAAACCGTGCTGGACGCGCTCTGCCTCACCGACTTCG CCGTCAAAGCCAAGATCTCGCGACGCCGCCTGCCCTCCGCAGACCCGGAGCTGACGGTGGAAGGCCCGGTGGAGCTGATCCGGCGCGGTCCGCTGCTCCCGTACGACACCGTGAGCCTCATCCAGCGCTGGCTGCTCATCAACCTCCGCTGCGCGCTCCCGCTGGTGCGCCCCGGCCGCGCGCAGCTCTACCTGATCACGGGCACGATGCGCGCCTCCGGCTCCATCCAGCTGTCCAGTCTGTTCCCGTGGCTGAAGAAGGACCTGCACATCACCGCGGCCGCGCGCAAATGGAAACACCACAAGTGCTGA